The Ahaetulla prasina isolate Xishuangbanna chromosome 3, ASM2864084v1, whole genome shotgun sequence genome window below encodes:
- the LOC131194185 gene encoding proto-oncogene Mas-like: MEQQFNFSEGLMGNGTTIYLLAFSIKRNPFTTFILNLSIADFGVIISLITAAICASVFTLSHQTYLINAFFFLLFEFFFFTYSASQFLLTAISLDRCVAVHFPFWHRCHRPPYLSRLVCGLIWILSFLLSMVHFILHQTRTYGSSPLFYQLIVNGLLCTPLMVVSTVTLWIHMRSKMQRNQRKLLTTILLALLFFLLFSLPMNVFYGIKYFVSYNPLLLTIGVGCATLNSSINPLLYFLVGRKKRGKDQHRASYKVALQRIFKDETGSTEEQETTNESQL, encoded by the exons ATGGAGCAGCAATTTAATTTCTCAGAAG GCCTGATGGGAAATGGAACGACGATTTATCTCCTGGCCTTTTCCATTAAGAGGAATCCTTTCACCACTTTCATCCTGAATCTCTCCATCGCTGATTTTGGGGTCATCATATCCCTCATTACTGCAGCTATATGTGCGTCAGTGTTTACTCTGAGTCACCAAACATACCTTATCAATGCCTTTTTCTTCTTACTTTTtgagttctttttcttcacttaTTCTGCCAGCCAGTTTCTGCTGACGGCCATCAGCCTGGACAGGTGTGTGGCTGTCCACTTCCCATTCTGGCATCGCTGCCATCGTCCTCCATATTTATCCAGACTTGTTTGTGGCCTCATCTGGATCCTCTCCTTCCTGCTTTCTATGGTGCACTTCATCCTCCACCAGACCAGAACCTATGGAAGTTCACCTTTGTTTTACCAGCTGATTGTGAATGGTTTACTTTGTACGCCTCTCATGGTTGTGTCCACTGTGACCCTCTGGATTCATATGAGGTCTAAAATGCAACGCAATCAAAGGAAACTGCTCACCACCATCTTGCtggctctcctcttcttcctcctgttttctctcCCAATGAATGTCTTTTATGgcattaaatattttgtttcctaTAATCCCCTCCTCCTGACCATTGGGGTAGGATGTGCCACTCTCAACAGCAGCATCAACCCTCTTCTTTATTTCTtagtggggaggaagaagagaggaaaggatcaGCACAGAGCATCTTACAAGGTTGCTCTGCAAAGAATCTTTAAGGATGAGACGGGAAGCACCGAAGAGCAGGAAACCACAAATGAAAGCCAATTGTGA